The sequence TCAGCACCATTTAATTGAATTTGCCAGTGATTGCCATGGTCTTGGGTGGCAATAATAATTCCATCATCGCCAACCGCCCAACCATACTGGAGATCGCGACTGCTGGCAAGGGCTACAAGATCTTTGCTGGTTTTGCTCTGTTGAGCTTGCCATGTCTGTCCAGCATCGAGCGTTTGATAGAAACTACCATCATCGCCGCTAATCCATGCGGTGCTGCCGCTTGGATCAGCCACGATGCCATAGAAATCTTTGGTGATTGGAGTATGGATGGGATTCCATGTTTGGCCAGCATCGTTGGTCAGCAACACTGTTCCGGCTCGCCCGACGATCCAAGCCACCTGCTGATTGACCGCAAACACGCTGCGTAGATCGTTGCTGGTTGGGCTCGCTTGCTGCTGCCATGTCTGCCCAGCATCGTTGGTTACGAGAATAACCCCACCATGCCCAACGGCCCAGCCATGAATACCATCAGCAGTGCTACAGCGGGCTAATTGCTGATGCAGGCCACTTGATTGCGTTTGCCATGTCTCACCGCCATCCTGGGTTGTGAGAATAATCCCATCATCGCCAACGGCCCAGCCGTGGATTGCGTTAGGTGCAAAGGCAACGCCATAGAGATTATGCTCTGAACCACTAGCTTGCAGCAGCCATGAATCACCACCATCGTTGGTCGCAATGATAATGCCATCGCGCCCAACTGCCCAACCATGCAGCCGATTAATAAAGGTCACCGCCCGTAAATCTTTTTCGGTCACCTGATGTTGTTGCCAAGACACGCCACCATTGTTGGTCGAAACAATTAACCCACCATCGCCGACCGCCCAACCAACCTGTGGGTCGATCAAACTAACACCTTGAAGATTCATACTGCGTGGTGTTAGTTGCCAGCCTGTCGCAGCGTGTTCGTATTGTTGATCGGTCATACCGTTACTCCTGCTGGCTCCCAGAGTGCTTGTTGTTCGGCCCAGCGCCAAACCTCAATCAAGCGTTCTTCGGGGTCAGGAGCATCAGTCAGATCAACAATAAACCCGCCGACTTGATCAACACTCATTTGGGCTGGTTGCGAGTGTGTGCCAGCCTGAATGCTCCAATCGAAGTGGAGCACCCATGATTGGGGTGGTTTTGCAGCGCGATAGCCGCGAAAAATGCCAGCTTGCGGTGGAACCAAACCCCAACCGACGATCTTCTTGGGTTGGGTGATCGCCCTTAATTTGCTCAGATCAATCGGCATGCCAGCTTGGCCTTGGATAAAGAGTTGATTTAGGTTAATGCCAAAGGCCTGCTCGATCGTTCCGTTGATCATACCGCCACCGGTGCGGCTGGCAATTTCGCAAAAGAACAGCTCATCGGCAGGAGTATGAAACAACTCCAAGTGAAAGCTGGTGACGGGCGGAGTTGGCAGCAAGGCCAACACTTCTTTGGCCGCTGCGATCAAGCGCTGGGTCAAGTGATGTTCGGGCCGAAGCATCTGGCTAGCGGTAAACCAGCCTTTGGTGAAGGATAAACCATTGCCAAGATATTGCGACGGCCAGCAAAAACAGACCTCGTTATCGACCAATAATCCATCGATATGATATTGATCACCTTGGATAAAGCACTCGATTTCTAAACCACGGGGTAGCGGCTGTTGCAACAACTGAGCTAGATCATCTTCGTTTGCGAGCATTTTTGCCCCCAGCGAACCGCTGCCATCATCTGGTTTGACGATCACTGGGTAGCCATGCTGTTCGATAAATTGAATTAGATCGAACGGCTCGTTGATCGCCTGAAAAATTGGGATATTGACCAGCTGTGCGCGATTAACCAGGTGTTGCTTCATCACGATTTTATTGCGAAAAGCCAATGCGCTATCGGCTTGCTGGCCAGGCAACCCAAGGTAGCTGCGTAAGCGGCCTGCACGCAGAATATCAACCTCTGAAGTTGCGACAATCCGCTCGATTGGGCATTGCCGATGCAAGCGTAAAGCCTCAAATTCAATCAGGCCACTTTCTTCATAGTTCTCAAATGGCTGAATCGCCGCAAACCCTTGAAAGCCTTGGACGCGGTTGGCAGCAGTAAATAAGCGTGCCTGCGGCACTAAATCGCCAAGCCAATCGCCAAAAGGAGCTAAGTGGGGCTTTTGACGATTGAGCACTAAGATCTTCATTCAGCACCTCGGGCAATCGCCAGCGTGGCATGGTCAGCAGTACCCTTGTGATGGCGATTGAGCGGGCGATCAAGCCCTAGATGGTCACGTAAGGTTGTGCCTTCGTATTCAGTTCGAAACAATCCACGGCGCTGTAATTCAGGAATAACCAAATCAACAAAGTCGTTTAAGCCATCAGGTAGGCTTGGCGGCATGATATTAAACCCATCAGCAGCCTCATTCACAAACCAATCCTCAAGTTGATCGGCAATCTCGCTGGGGGTTCCGAGAATAAAGCGATGGCCGCGCCCACCTGCAACCGAGAGATACAATTGACGAATCGTTAGGCCTTGGCGTTGGGCTTGCTCATAGACGAGTTTTTGGCGGCTAGTGCTGCCTTGGGTTTCAGGTAATTCTGGTAATGGCCCATCCAAGGGGTAGCCTGAAATATCAACATCACCCAACAATCCGGTCAATAGCCCTAAACCAACCACCGGATCAACCAGTTCTTGTAAGATTGCATATTTTTCTTCGGCCTCAGCCCTCGTTTTTCCAACCACCGCAAACACGCCAGGCATGACCTTGGCTTGTTCAGGCGAACGTCCATGCTTGATCATTTGGCCTTTGATGCCGCGATAAAACGTTTGGGCTTGCTCAAGGGTTTGATGGGCGGTAAAAATCACTTCGGCCCATTGAGCCGCAAAATCTTGACCATCTTCTGATGAGCCAGCTTGCACAATAACCGGGTAGCCTTGCGGTGAACGGGCAAGATTAAGCGGCCCGCGTACCTGGAAAAATTCGCCATGATGATGCAGCATATGCAGTTTTTGTGGTTCGAAATAGCGGCCTGTGGCTTTGTCGAAGATAAAAGCATCATCTTCCCAACTATCCCACAACCCTGTTACCACATCCATAAATTCGCGTGCCCGCCGATAGCGAGTGGCATGATCAGGTTGGTGTTGAAGGTTGAAATTTTGGGCCTCAACATCGGTCACTGAGGTTACAACATTCCATCCCGCCCGCCCATTGCTCAGAAAATCGAGCGAAGCAAATTTACGCGCAATATGAAATGGCTCGTTATAGGTGGTCGATGCGGTTGCCGCCAAGCCAATGTTTTGGGTAACCATGGCTAAGGCTGAAAGCAAGGTCAGTGGCTCAAACTGAACAATTCGACCCCAACGGCTTAATTCATCTTCATCTTTATAATGAGTGCGAATGCCCACCCCATCCGAGAGGAAAATCATATCAAACTTGCCCCGCTCAGCGGTTTGAGCCACCTGGGTATAATGTTGAATTTCAAGCCCAGCATTGGCTGGGGTGTTGGGGTGTCGCCATGCGGCAACATGGTGACCAGGTGCGGGGAGAAAAGCCCCAAGTTTCATTTGACGTTGCTGTTTCATTGGTTAATCAACTCCATTATTCACACAATCTAAAACTCTTTAGCCGCTTTAACTTAATTGACGAATTGGTGCGCCTGCTAAAAAAGCCTGAATATCTTCAATCGCTTCGCCAAAATAGGCTTTGTAGTTGCGTTGGGATACATAACCCAAGTGCGGTGTGGCTAAGACATTTGGCAAGCTACGAAATGGGTGTTCAGCTGGCAACGGCTCAATCTCAAATACATCCAAGCCTGCGCCGCCAATCCAACCCTGTTCCAAAGCTTGAATCAAGGCGGCTTGATCGACAATCGCTGCACGAGAGGTATTGATCAGGTAGGCATGACGGCGCATACGCTGGAGTTCGGCTGCACCGACTAAACCGCGTGTCCGTTCACCCAATACCAAGTGAATCGAAACAATATCACTCTCTTCAAGCAGCTGCTCTTTGGATTCAGCAAGCTGAACTCCCAATGCTTGAGTGCGCTCCGCAGTGAGGTTTTGGCTCCATGCCAACACATCCATGCCAAACGCTTGGGCAACTTTGGCGACGTTACTGCCAATTTTGCCTAAGCCCAATAAGCCCAAACGCTGGCCTGCTAAATCCATTCCAACGCTTTGTTGCCATGGGCCATTCGTGCGTAATGCCACATTTTCGGGCACAATTTGGCGAGCCAATCCCAAAATCAAGGCCCAAGTTAATTCGGCAGGAGGCTCGGAACGGCTCGCCGTGCCACAAACAACCATTCCTTGGGCATGGGCTGCTGCCACATCGATCGAGGCATTGCGCATGCCAGAGGTGATTAACAGCTTAAGGTTTGGCAATTGGGCCAGTAAATTGGCTTTAAATGGTGTTCGTTCGCGCATAATCACCACAATCTCACAATCGTGGATTGCTTGGACTAACGCGGTTTGTTCGCTGAAATAGTTAGAAAAAACCTGTACATCAACCTGTTCGGCTACCACTGACCAATCAGCCATCGCCAAGGCGGCGTGTTGATAATCATCAAGAATTGCACAGCGTAGTTTTGTCATGCGATCGCTCCTTGAATGGTTAATCCTAAGCCTGGGGTTTGCGGTAAACGCAGCCTGCCTTGCTCGATCACAAGGCCTTGAAAGGGGTCATTGACCAAATCAAGATGCCCATCAAGATCAAGATAATCTGCTAGCCCGGCAAGTTGGGCGATAGCGCTAATTCCAAGGCTGCTTTCAGTTTTACAACCTAACATAACTTTTAGGCCAAGTTGCTTGGCAACGTCGATCATTGTGCGAGCTTGGCGTAAGCCGCCACATTTGAAGAGTTTGAGATTAATCACATCAACACAGCTCTGTAAGCGCCACACATCATCAAGCCCACGACAATCTTCATCGGCAACTAAGGGAATTGGTGAGTGTTGGCGAATTGTGCATAGTTGGTCGAGGTTACCCGCCGGTATTGGCTGTTCGATCAGTTCAACGCCGTAGGCATGACATTGCTGAACTGCGGCAATCGCTTGATCAACATCCCATGCTCCATTGCCATCAACCCAAATCCGGCCAGCATAGACCTCGCGTATTTGGCGCAGGCTATCGAGATTGCTAGCGTTTGTGAGTTTGAGTTTAAGAATTGGCCATGCCGCCAATGTTGCAGCCTGTTCGACCAAGGCATGCTCCGATTGTACGCCAAGCGAGAGTGCAGTTGGTGGGATGCTCAATCCCGCCAAGCCCCAAAGCGCGTGGATGGGTTGCGCAACCACCTTGCCTAAAAGATCATGCCATGCCATATCGATGCCCGCCATGATCGCAGCCTGATTGCGAACGACCGAAGCTAATTGACCTCGATACAGCTCAAATTGCCATGGCGTGGCAGTGTTCAGCAATGGTTCGCAAGCCCGAAGCAGCTGTAGAATTTGCTCAACACTGAGGTTGTTTTCTTTGGGGCAAAGCACGGTGCCAAAACCACCATACTCCTGCCAGGTTAATTCGATTACAACTTGTTGCACCGCAGTTGTCGAACCCTTATTGCTGACAAACGGCTGATCAAGCCGTAGGCTGATCACTGTCGTTGTTAAGTTCATGAGCTTGTTTCCGCTAAAGGAGCGGGGTTGGTTGCGACGATAGGTTCTTCGCCAAGTAAGCGCCAGCCCAAAAATCGTGGGCTGCCAAGCACCAACGCCAGCACAGCAAAGCCGAGACAAATTGCCCCACTGAGCAGCAAAGCCCAATTGAGCGAACTATTGGTAGCACTGGCAATCAATGGAATGCTAATCGCCGTGATCAGTGACGTGAGCAAATTGCGCGTAATCCCAATCCGCCCTTTGATCGCTCCACGAATCCGTAATTGCAGCGTGGTCATCAAAACCGTCCACGAAATCGTGTTGAATGCGCCTAAGCCGAAGCACAGCAGAATGGTGAGCCATTGGTTGCTGAAGAACCCAAGCAGCATAAAACACAGTGCTTGACCGCCAATCCCGACTATAGTTGAGGTGCGCGATCCCCAGCGCTTGGAGAGTGGTTCTACCACGCCACCAGAGATCATCGCTCCAATCGCATAAGCACATTCGATCACTGAGAGCCAATAGACACTGCCATTGTAGCGGGCGGCAATCAGTGGCACGGCGATCAAATTAAACAGGTGCACGGCGACTGCATCAATCGTATTGAGCACCAAATGCCAAATAAAGCCGACTTCGCGGCGCAGCAAGACGATCACTTCGCCCCAGCCGCCAACGATCTGTTGCCAAGCATTCTGAACATGGGCTTTGGCTTCGGTAATTATTTCTTGATTGGTT is a genomic window of Chloroflexota bacterium containing:
- a CDS encoding carboxylate--amine ligase → MKILVLNRQKPHLAPFGDWLGDLVPQARLFTAANRVQGFQGFAAIQPFENYEESGLIEFEALRLHRQCPIERIVATSEVDILRAGRLRSYLGLPGQQADSALAFRNKIVMKQHLVNRAQLVNIPIFQAINEPFDLIQFIEQHGYPVIVKPDDGSGSLGAKMLANEDDLAQLLQQPLPRGLEIECFIQGDQYHIDGLLVDNEVCFCWPSQYLGNGLSFTKGWFTASQMLRPEHHLTQRLIAAAKEVLALLPTPPVTSFHLELFHTPADELFFCEIASRTGGGMINGTIEQAFGINLNQLFIQGQAGMPIDLSKLRAITQPKKIVGWGLVPPQAGIFRGYRAAKPPQSWVLHFDWSIQAGTHSQPAQMSVDQVGGFIVDLTDAPDPEERLIEVWRWAEQQALWEPAGVTV
- a CDS encoding LLM class flavin-dependent oxidoreductase, with protein sequence MKQQRQMKLGAFLPAPGHHVAAWRHPNTPANAGLEIQHYTQVAQTAERGKFDMIFLSDGVGIRTHYKDEDELSRWGRIVQFEPLTLLSALAMVTQNIGLAATASTTYNEPFHIARKFASLDFLSNGRAGWNVVTSVTDVEAQNFNLQHQPDHATRYRRAREFMDVVTGLWDSWEDDAFIFDKATGRYFEPQKLHMLHHHGEFFQVRGPLNLARSPQGYPVIVQAGSSEDGQDFAAQWAEVIFTAHQTLEQAQTFYRGIKGQMIKHGRSPEQAKVMPGVFAVVGKTRAEAEEKYAILQELVDPVVGLGLLTGLLGDVDISGYPLDGPLPELPETQGSTSRQKLVYEQAQRQGLTIRQLYLSVAGGRGHRFILGTPSEIADQLEDWFVNEAADGFNIMPPSLPDGLNDFVDLVIPELQRRGLFRTEYEGTTLRDHLGLDRPLNRHHKGTADHATLAIARGAE
- a CDS encoding D-2-hydroxyacid dehydrogenase family protein gives rise to the protein MTKLRCAILDDYQHAALAMADWSVVAEQVDVQVFSNYFSEQTALVQAIHDCEIVVIMRERTPFKANLLAQLPNLKLLITSGMRNASIDVAAAHAQGMVVCGTASRSEPPAELTWALILGLARQIVPENVALRTNGPWQQSVGMDLAGQRLGLLGLGKIGSNVAKVAQAFGMDVLAWSQNLTAERTQALGVQLAESKEQLLEESDIVSIHLVLGERTRGLVGAAELQRMRRHAYLINTSRAAIVDQAALIQALEQGWIGGAGLDVFEIEPLPAEHPFRSLPNVLATPHLGYVSQRNYKAYFGEAIEDIQAFLAGAPIRQLS
- a CDS encoding dipeptide epimerase produces the protein MNLTTTVISLRLDQPFVSNKGSTTAVQQVVIELTWQEYGGFGTVLCPKENNLSVEQILQLLRACEPLLNTATPWQFELYRGQLASVVRNQAAIMAGIDMAWHDLLGKVVAQPIHALWGLAGLSIPPTALSLGVQSEHALVEQAATLAAWPILKLKLTNASNLDSLRQIREVYAGRIWVDGNGAWDVDQAIAAVQQCHAYGVELIEQPIPAGNLDQLCTIRQHSPIPLVADEDCRGLDDVWRLQSCVDVINLKLFKCGGLRQARTMIDVAKQLGLKVMLGCKTESSLGISAIAQLAGLADYLDLDGHLDLVNDPFQGLVIEQGRLRLPQTPGLGLTIQGAIA
- a CDS encoding MFS transporter; this encodes MQQLSKRLSIPIAGLWLLAATFITTIGNGMQTFTIGLLLYDRTGSAAAFGGVIILEQGLTFLMQFIAGPWVDRGSPKRTCIQVEIIRGLFVCFASLMLGGDQVVLWIMLMTLVIRVAHPFYRAATFALAPAAIPRDSLGRYNGYTNISLQAGQLLGVIVASPVFYYLGPAVAFFINGLTFLFSALAVSFIQLTNQEIITEAKAHVQNAWQQIVGGWGEVIVLLRREVGFIWHLVLNTIDAVAVHLFNLIAVPLIAARYNGSVYWLSVIECAYAIGAMISGGVVEPLSKRWGSRTSTIVGIGGQALCFMLLGFFSNQWLTILLCFGLGAFNTISWTVLMTTLQLRIRGAIKGRIGITRNLLTSLITAISIPLIASATNSSLNWALLLSGAICLGFAVLALVLGSPRFLGWRLLGEEPIVATNPAPLAETSS